GCAGAGGCTGAATCCGGTATTCCCTGGGTTATGGACGTGTATTTCGTCGGTGTGCCTGTTGGACCCCATTATAACGTCAATACCAGGAACACCTCCGGCTTCGTCGACTTCGGCGGAAAGGCTGCCAGTGCGCTTGCGGGGCGTGTGTGAGTATCCGCAGGTAGGGCACTGACAGGTCAGTCTCACTGAACGCCTCCCAATCAACCCTCCCCCGCCGAAAGTACCTATCCCCTTTATCCTAGTCTTGAGTATCGAGTTTGCAAGCGTGATCTGCGGCTCGGGGTTGGGGGTCTTGGCAAGAGATATGGCGTTGCTGACGGTCAGCCCGTTGCCCAAGTACTTCCTGAGCGATGGGTGCAAGAAGTAGTAGACCTGCACCCGGTCCCTGATGTACGCGGTCGACTTGCCCAGAGACTCCGCCAAGGCGTTGATGTTGTTGGAGTATTTCTTGGAGAGGAGCTCTACGAACACCTTTCCTTCTTCCCAGGGGTCGACATAGTGGTTCCTCTGGGCGTTCTCCGTAACCTTCAGTTCGAGCGCCTCATATTCGTCGATGTCGGCGACGATCGCTCTCACCTTGCCGGCAGGGAGACCCTTTATCGGCATGCCAGCTTCGGCAAGCTTCTTGGCTGCAGCAAGCCGGTGTTCCCCGAAGACGACAATGAATATGTACTTGTACCCACTCTTCGGTCGCACCTTGATTGCCTGCTGTTGCCCCTTGGACGCCAAGGATGAGGCGAGCTCATCTACACGATACAGATCAACTGGGCGCAGCAGAGTTTCGTCGCTGCTGATCCTGTCAACATCTATCAGATCTTCTTGCTGAACTGTACGAGCAGCCAAGGTACAGAAACTGATTCAAGAATTATGGTATATTACGCTCGATATCATTGCCGTCTCGTCGTGGCAGGCTTCTGCCTGCAGCAACACCCTGAACAGGACAGACACACACCCCGGGTGGGGGGTACGTCTTTATTCAACGGGGCAGGTCCCAGGGGGTCGCCTGTGTGTTTGTTGTGTGTAGTGTACTAGTGTAGTTTACACTAGTTAAGAAGTCGTACGACATATGAGGATAGGGTTGTATTTAAGGGACTACCATAGAATTAAGACCAAGCTAGACCAAGGATTAGACCTGGAAAGATTAGACTGAAGACTAGACCAAAGGCTGGGACAAGATTGGACCAAAGTTGGACCAAGGTCGGCACCATAGATTCGTTGGCTGGGGCTTGGGTCGCGTATGAAAAAGACGTACCGGGGGGAGGGGGTGTGTGTCTGTTTTCCTCGATATTGTCGTTATAAGCGGTATGTCGTTATTCTGGTGTGTCCTTTGATGAGTGGGTTCGAGCCCCGGTAACT
This genomic stretch from Nitrososphaerota archaeon harbors:
- a CDS encoding ParB/RepB/Spo0J family partition protein — its product is MAARTVQQEDLIDVDRISSDETLLRPVDLYRVDELASSLASKGQQQAIKVRPKSGYKYIFIVVFGEHRLAAAKKLAEAGMPIKGLPAGKVRAIVADIDEYEALELKVTENAQRNHYVDPWEEGKVFVELLSKKYSNNINALAESLGKSTAYIRDRVQVYYFLHPSLRKYLGNGLTVSNAISLAKTPNPEPQITLANSILKTRIKGIGTFGGGGLIGRRSVRLTCQCPTCGYSHTPRKRTGSLSAEVDEAGGVPGIDVIMGSNRHTDEIHVHNPGNTGFSLCGTRLKETWAVKVPQDADPRELGERMCTPCFNSWKKKLIS